A genomic window from Aquila chrysaetos chrysaetos chromosome 9, bAquChr1.4, whole genome shotgun sequence includes:
- the PRMT7 gene encoding protein arginine N-methyltransferase 7 isoform X1: MKTFCGRANPTTGAMEWLEEDENYDYHQEIARSRYADMLHDKDRNTKYYQGIRAAVSRVKERGEKAIVLDIGTGTGLLSMMAASAGADFCYAVEVFKPMANAAVKIVEKNGFRDKIKVINKHSTEVTVGPGGDMQCRANILVTELFDTELIGEGALPTYEHAHKYLVQEGCEAVPHRATVYVQLVESKRMWSWNKLLPVHVEAEDGEKIIVSPSEMENCPGVPSVCDIQLNQMPLNDFTILSDVVTMFSVDFSKPVRSASTYYRVQLEPVKSGKAQIILSWWDIDMDPSGKINCTMAPYWVKSTSAFQWRDHWMQCVYFLPNEEPVLQGETVYLTACRDEYSVWYKLQKARGAEENKADVCVESPVCRCQAHLLWNRPRFGALNDQNRTYQYIKSLMKVLKTDSVCLCISDGSLLPVLAHYLGAKQVFTLENSAVSCSVMEKFFKANHLDDKIKIIEARPELLTTSHLEEKKISVLVGEPFFTTSLLPWHNLYFWYARTAVTSHLTSNVTVLPQSASLHMMIVEFQDLWRIRSPCGTCEGFDVQTMDDMIKNSLNFRESREAEPHPLWEYPCKSLSDPQEVLTFDFRKTVPQHGLGTEGSVNLLRKGKSHGAVLWMEYHLAADISVSTGLMQISNEKGNCEWNPHCKQAVYFFSSVIESETLSDLPSAVLYAINFDTKTGEIAMDFKLFDFSKVKGMP; encoded by the exons ATGAAGACCTTTTGTGGAAGAGCTAATCCAACCACTGGTGCAATGGAGTGGTTAGAAGAGGATGAGAACTATGACTACCATCAGGAAATCGCAAG gtCACGCTATGCAGATATGCTTCATGATAAAGACAGA AATACAAAGTATTACCAAGGTATTCGTGCTGCAGTGAGCAGAGTAAAAGAAAGAGGTGAGAAAGCAATTGTTCTAGACATAGGGACTGGCACAGGGCTCCTGTCTATGATGGCAGCTTCAGCAGGTGCGGATTTCTGCTATGCAGTTGAG GTTTTCAAGCCCATGGCTAATGCTGCTGTGAAGATAGTAGAGAAAAATGGTTTTCGTGACAAGATCAAGGTAATCAACAAGCACTCCACTGAAGTCACAGTTGGCCCAG GTGGAGATATGCAATGTCGTGCAAACATCCTGGTAACAGAATTATTTGATACAGAGCTGATAGGAGAAGGAGCTTTACCAACCTACGAGCATGCACATAAATACCTTGTACAG GAAGGATGTGAGGCAGTGCCTCACAGGGCAACAGTGTACGTCCAATTAGTGGAATCCAAAAGAATGTGGTCCTGGAACAAACTGCTGCCTGTTCATGTCGAAGCAGAGGATGGTGAAAAAATTATTGTCTCCCCTTCAGAAATGGAGAACTGTCCAGGTGTGCCTTCTGTTTGTGATATCCAGCTGAACCAGATGCCATTGAATGACTTCACTATCCTTAGTGACGTGGTGACAATGTTCAG TGTGGATTTCAGTAAGCCAGTAAGGAGTGCTTCTACCTACTATAGAGTGCAGCTGGAGCCTGTAAAATCTGGCAAGGCACAAATCATACTTTCCTGGTGGGATATTGACATGGACCCCTCTGGGAAGATAAATTGCACAATGGCTCCATACTGGGTAAAATCCACTTCTGCTTTCCAG TGGAGAGATCACTGGATGCAgtgtgtgtattttcttccaaatgagGAGCCAGTTCTCCAGGGTGAGACGGTATACCTGACTGCCTGTCGTGATGAGTACTCCGTGTGGTATAAGCTGCAGAAAGCCAG aggagcagaggagaaTAAAGCAGATGTTTGTGTTGAGAGTCCTGTTTGTAGATGTCAGGCTCATCTTCTTTGGAATAGACCGCGCTTTGGGGCATTAAATGATCAGAACCGAACATACCAATACATCAAGTCTTTGATGAAA GTTCTGAAAACAGATAGTGTTTGCCTCTGTATCAGTGATGGCAgtctgctgcctgtgctggctcACTATCTTGGAGCAAAGCAG gtGTTTACATTAGAAAACTCTGCTGTGTCCTGTTCTGTCATGGAAAAA ttttttaaagcaaatcatCTTGAcgataaaattaaaataatagaagCACGTCCCGAGTTGCTGACGACTTctcatttggaagaaaaaaag ATTTCTGTTCTTGTGGGAGAGCCATTTTTTACTACGAGTTTGTTGCCGTGGCATAACCTGTATTTCTGGTATGCTAGGACAGCTGTGACCAGTCACCTTACCAGCAATGTCACCGTCCTACCTCAATCCGCGTCTTTGCACATGATGATTGTGGAATTTCAG gacTTATGGAGAATCCGGAGTCCATGTGGCACCTGTGAAGGTTTCGATGTCCAGACTATGGATGATATGATTAAA aattcTCTGAATTTTAGGGAATCCAGGGAAGCAGAACCTCACCCTCTGTGGGAATATCCGTGCAAGTCACTCTCTGACCCCCAGGAAGTTTTGACATTTGACTTCAGAAAGACTGTACCACAACATGGTCTTGGCACAGAGGGTTCTGTAAATCTTTTACG aaaaggaaagagccaCGGAGCAGTTCTGTGGATGGAATATCATCTTGCTGCTGATATCTCTGTTAGTACAGGACTGATgcaaatttcaaatgaaaag GGAAACTGTGAATGGAATCCCCACTGCAAGCAAGCGGTCTATTTCTTCAGTTCTGTTATTGAATCAGAAACTCTGTCAGACCTTCCTAGTGCTGTCTTGTATGCTATAAATTTTGACACAAAGACAGGAGAGATTGCCATGGATTTTAAGCTATT TGACTTCAGCAAAGTGAAAGGAATGCCATAA
- the PRMT7 gene encoding protein arginine N-methyltransferase 7 isoform X2, with protein MMAASAGADFCYAVEVFKPMANAAVKIVEKNGFRDKIKVINKHSTEVTVGPGGDMQCRANILVTELFDTELIGEGALPTYEHAHKYLVQEGCEAVPHRATVYVQLVESKRMWSWNKLLPVHVEAEDGEKIIVSPSEMENCPGVPSVCDIQLNQMPLNDFTILSDVVTMFSVDFSKPVRSASTYYRVQLEPVKSGKAQIILSWWDIDMDPSGKINCTMAPYWVKSTSAFQWRDHWMQCVYFLPNEEPVLQGETVYLTACRDEYSVWYKLQKARGAEENKADVCVESPVCRCQAHLLWNRPRFGALNDQNRTYQYIKSLMKVLKTDSVCLCISDGSLLPVLAHYLGAKQVFTLENSAVSCSVMEKFFKANHLDDKIKIIEARPELLTTSHLEEKKISVLVGEPFFTTSLLPWHNLYFWYARTAVTSHLTSNVTVLPQSASLHMMIVEFQDLWRIRSPCGTCEGFDVQTMDDMIKNSLNFRESREAEPHPLWEYPCKSLSDPQEVLTFDFRKTVPQHGLGTEGSVNLLRKGKSHGAVLWMEYHLAADISVSTGLMQISNEKGNCEWNPHCKQAVYFFSSVIESETLSDLPSAVLYAINFDTKTGEIAMDFKLFDFSKVKGMP; from the exons ATGATGGCAGCTTCAGCAGGTGCGGATTTCTGCTATGCAGTTGAG GTTTTCAAGCCCATGGCTAATGCTGCTGTGAAGATAGTAGAGAAAAATGGTTTTCGTGACAAGATCAAGGTAATCAACAAGCACTCCACTGAAGTCACAGTTGGCCCAG GTGGAGATATGCAATGTCGTGCAAACATCCTGGTAACAGAATTATTTGATACAGAGCTGATAGGAGAAGGAGCTTTACCAACCTACGAGCATGCACATAAATACCTTGTACAG GAAGGATGTGAGGCAGTGCCTCACAGGGCAACAGTGTACGTCCAATTAGTGGAATCCAAAAGAATGTGGTCCTGGAACAAACTGCTGCCTGTTCATGTCGAAGCAGAGGATGGTGAAAAAATTATTGTCTCCCCTTCAGAAATGGAGAACTGTCCAGGTGTGCCTTCTGTTTGTGATATCCAGCTGAACCAGATGCCATTGAATGACTTCACTATCCTTAGTGACGTGGTGACAATGTTCAG TGTGGATTTCAGTAAGCCAGTAAGGAGTGCTTCTACCTACTATAGAGTGCAGCTGGAGCCTGTAAAATCTGGCAAGGCACAAATCATACTTTCCTGGTGGGATATTGACATGGACCCCTCTGGGAAGATAAATTGCACAATGGCTCCATACTGGGTAAAATCCACTTCTGCTTTCCAG TGGAGAGATCACTGGATGCAgtgtgtgtattttcttccaaatgagGAGCCAGTTCTCCAGGGTGAGACGGTATACCTGACTGCCTGTCGTGATGAGTACTCCGTGTGGTATAAGCTGCAGAAAGCCAG aggagcagaggagaaTAAAGCAGATGTTTGTGTTGAGAGTCCTGTTTGTAGATGTCAGGCTCATCTTCTTTGGAATAGACCGCGCTTTGGGGCATTAAATGATCAGAACCGAACATACCAATACATCAAGTCTTTGATGAAA GTTCTGAAAACAGATAGTGTTTGCCTCTGTATCAGTGATGGCAgtctgctgcctgtgctggctcACTATCTTGGAGCAAAGCAG gtGTTTACATTAGAAAACTCTGCTGTGTCCTGTTCTGTCATGGAAAAA ttttttaaagcaaatcatCTTGAcgataaaattaaaataatagaagCACGTCCCGAGTTGCTGACGACTTctcatttggaagaaaaaaag ATTTCTGTTCTTGTGGGAGAGCCATTTTTTACTACGAGTTTGTTGCCGTGGCATAACCTGTATTTCTGGTATGCTAGGACAGCTGTGACCAGTCACCTTACCAGCAATGTCACCGTCCTACCTCAATCCGCGTCTTTGCACATGATGATTGTGGAATTTCAG gacTTATGGAGAATCCGGAGTCCATGTGGCACCTGTGAAGGTTTCGATGTCCAGACTATGGATGATATGATTAAA aattcTCTGAATTTTAGGGAATCCAGGGAAGCAGAACCTCACCCTCTGTGGGAATATCCGTGCAAGTCACTCTCTGACCCCCAGGAAGTTTTGACATTTGACTTCAGAAAGACTGTACCACAACATGGTCTTGGCACAGAGGGTTCTGTAAATCTTTTACG aaaaggaaagagccaCGGAGCAGTTCTGTGGATGGAATATCATCTTGCTGCTGATATCTCTGTTAGTACAGGACTGATgcaaatttcaaatgaaaag GGAAACTGTGAATGGAATCCCCACTGCAAGCAAGCGGTCTATTTCTTCAGTTCTGTTATTGAATCAGAAACTCTGTCAGACCTTCCTAGTGCTGTCTTGTATGCTATAAATTTTGACACAAAGACAGGAGAGATTGCCATGGATTTTAAGCTATT TGACTTCAGCAAAGTGAAAGGAATGCCATAA